DNA from Flavobacterium aestivum:
TTCTGGTTCCAGCAATTACAACAACAATCAACTCACTCAATCTAGGGTTTTCGGAACAAAACTTTGACTCCAATACATTTAAATATCAAGTACAAGCTAATAACTTAAATAGCGCCGTCACTCTTACTTCAACAGGAAATTTTAGTATTTCAAAAGAATCAAATGCTAATTTTCAAGCTTCCTTAACCTTTGATAAAACAGATTTTGATGCCAATAATACACCAACTGTTTATGTACGTTTCACACCAAATAATACTGGTGATTTTTTAGGGCAAATAACCCATCAATCCACAGGAGCCACAGATAAAATCATAACTTTATCTGGCATTGGAATAAATCCATATTTTGAAAATTTTAATGATGTAAATGTCCTATCCAATAGTGGATGGACTGCCTATAGTGTGACGGGAAATAAAATAAAATGGGCAAGTACCAGTAGCCGTTTTAACAGCTCACCAGCTGCCATTCAAATAAATGGCTATACAGAAATTGGAGCTAGTAAAGATTGGTTAATCTCTCCTAAATTACGTTTAGACACCTTTAATAAATTCCCAATACTATCATTCTACTCTCGTAAATTTTATGCAGGTTCTGCTTTAAAATTAATGGTTTCTGTTGATTATGATGGTGTAAGCAGCCCTGAAACCGCTACTTGGACAGCGCTCGAAGGAGATTTTCCAACTACAACTGGAGTTTTCAAAAAATCCAATTACATCAATCTGGAAGCTTATAAAACAAACCATACTTATTTAGCTTGGGTTTATGAAACTATTACAAATAACGCAGATAATGCAGCCGAGTGGACAATTGATGATGTAAGTATTACCAATGAAACTACTTTTTTAGCTTCCAATCCAAATTTAAACTTTGGTGAAGTTTCTCCAAATTCAACCTCCGACAGTCAGCCTTTTATTTTTAAAGCAGGTGGCTATGGAGACTTTACGATAACTGCTCCTACAGATTATCAATTATCCACAGATAATCTTAGTTTTCAATCCAGTATAAACGTTTCTGATGTGGATGCATTAATTGGTAAAACAGTTTATGCCCGATTTACTCCTACAACTAAAGCCTTAACTATTTCGGGTAACCTTACAGTAACGGCTACTGGTTTAAATCAACAAATAGGTTCTTTTACAGGTTCATCATGGCCAAAAACAGAAACTTTTGATATCGTTAGTTACAATTTAGAATTTTTTGGTAGTGATGTAAAAAGCACAAGTAATGTAGAATTTGGACCAACTGACGATGCTCTACAAGTTGACAATGTTGCCAAAGTAATGAACAAATTGAATGCCGATGTTTATGTTGTGCAAGAAGTATCAGATGAGCCTTCTCTTGATCAGTTAATCCAAAAATTAAACATCAATGGTAAGACTTTTGACAAAACCATTTCACCAGTTTGGTCGTATTCTTTTAATCCTACAGATCCTAATTTCCCTCCACAAAAACTAGTGGTACTTTACAACACACAAACTATAAAAGTCAAAAAAACCAGAGCGATGTTCAGTGAATTATACGACAATATCCGTTCTGGAAAAACTACTTTAGCTAATTATCCAGGCGGTAATAGTACTAGTTTTTTCGCATCTGGTCGTTTACCCTATATGGTTGAAATAGAAACTAATATTGCTGGAGTTAAAAAAAACATTAACATCATAGATCTTCATGCTCGTGCAAACAGCGGAACCGACATCTCTAAATACGATATGAGAAAATATGATGCAGAGTTCTTAAAAGATAGCTTAGATGCTCATTATCCAGATACCGATTTTATAATTTTGGGAGATTTTAACGACGACGTAAAAGCCTCTGTTATTGCAGGGAATCCTTCATCGTACCAAAAATTAGTCGAAGATACGACTCGCTATAATACATTAACATTAGATATCAGCAAAGCGGGAGCTTATAGTTTCTTGAGTTCAGGAGGTTTTCTAGATCATATTATCACTTCGAATGAACTAACAGATGAATATGTACCCAATTCTATTGCCGTTTACGATCCTCGAACTGACATCCCTAATTATGTGAATACCACTTCGGATCATGGTCCCGTTATTGCTCGTTTCGAGCTTAAAAAATCAAACACCACTCCAATAGTCAAACAGGTAGTTTCATCACAGTCGACAACCATTCCTAACCAGATAAAAATCAATCTTCAAGATGCATTTTCAGATGATGATCTTGACGTATTAACTTATTCAGTAAGTACAACAGATGCTACAATTGCTGATCTTAGCATTTCGGGTTCAACCCTTACTATCTTATCTAAAAAAGTGGGGGCAACAACAATAACTATTACTGCCAACGATGGTTTGGGAGGAACCGTAAGCACTTCATTTGTGGCAACTATTAGCTCTAGTTTGTCGAATATAGATTTTGATTTATCGAAAAAAATATCCGCTAAGGCATATCCAAATCCAGCCAATGATGTTGTTACTATAGCTGTACAATCAAACGATGAAAAGAACATTCTATTGAAACTTTTTGACCTAAATGGCAGATTAATTGGTTATCCTATTGAAATCAAAGGAGCTTCAGATGGAAACACCACTAAAATACCTGTGGGTCATTTACAGTCTGGTTTTTATTTTTACACATTAAGTATTGATAATAAAGTGGTTCTCAAAGACAAAATAATCATACAATAAACCAATCTTTTTTAAATACAAAATGCTAGGTTCTTTCACAAGAATCTAGCATTTTTTTATGATTAATGTTTCTTTTAATAAATTTTAGAAAGAAACATTCAAACCTACATTAAACATCCATTGAAATTGATTAAACGATTGATTCTCTAATGGATTGATATAATAATTCATTCCAGGCTCTACAAATACTTTAGTTTTTTTATAAAATTCATATTGTAAAGTACTACTCAATAAAGTTCCATAAACATATTGATTTACGTTTTTATTCTCTCCTATTGAATTCCCATCCAAAGCAATGTCGTTAGAAATTAACTTCCCAACAAAACCTCCGGTATTCATTATTATATTGGTTTTCTTTTTGCTCAAAAGAGCGTACGAAACCTCCAAAGGCATTTCGAAATACTTCAAATTTTGTGTTACATCGCCCTTTTCTAAACCATTTTCTTTTTTAGAACTGGATGCGAATAGATATTCATCATCAATCGTAATAGACACAAATTGATAATTGGTTGATGGATTAGGTACATAATTATCATTAGCTATAGGTACCGAAACTGCACTAGACAAACTTTGCTTATTATAATATGAAACTCCTGCTATTTTTTGTCCCAATTCATTAATTTTAAAACCCGAGCTTACACCCCATTTTTTGTTCAGTTTATAATTGGTCTTCACGCCATAGCCATTAGACTGTTTTGATGCTATAGTGTTTCCTAATGATTTTGCATTATTATAATTTTGAGAACTCATAACTCCTGCAAAAACCTGAAGCGACCATTTATCAATACTTTCAGGATCTTTTTTCTTCGTAGTTTTATCTTTATCCAATTGAGCTAAAGCATTCTCAAGCTGAGCAACCTCTTTTTTGATTTTATCCAGAGAATCTTTCGAACTTGTATTTACTGCAATTCCTTTATTGTTATTCGATTCCGAAATAATATTCTTTTCGGTACCCACAACTGATTTATCATTGGCATTTAAATTATTAACCTGAGCTGATTTGGGAATTACTTTTGTTGAAACTACTTTATCGACATTCGATTCCGAAATAATATTCTTTTCGCTACTTACAACTGATTTACTATTTGCGTTTATATTATTCGCTTGAACCGATTTAGGAGTTACTTTTGTTGTAACTACTTTATTGATATTCGCTCCTGAAAATGCATCATTTTCGTTACTTACAGCTACTTTATTATTTGCATTTGAATTATTGGTTTGAACATCTTTTGCATTTACCAATTTTGATGTAGAAACAGTAAGCGGTAAATTTTGATCCGCTACTGCTGTATTTACTTTGGATTCAGCTACAACTATTGCATTCCTCTTATTATTTTTCTGCAATTTCAAGTTCTGCTCTTTCGCTTTAATTGGAGTATTCAAAATGTTTGCCTCAGCAACTTGATTCGTATTATTGTTTAAATGAATACTATTTTTATTTAATTTACCGTTGCTCGCATTATTCTTTTTATCATTGAAACTCTCATTACCATTGAGGTTGTTCTCTCTATCATTTATTTTTACATCGGTATTTGCAACCCCATTATTCTCTTTAATGTTTCTACCCTTTTCATTAGCATTCTTGTTCTCATTATCAATGTTTTTTTCATTGATATTGTTATTATTATTATTATTATTCCTGTGTGATCCCTTTTGTAGTACAACACTATTGGCATCATTTTCTATGCTTCTTTCAAAACCATTCACTTGGTTAGATTTAAAATACAAAATAGTTGGAACAGAAAGTCCAACTAGTAAACTAGCAGCAATAGACCACCAAATAATGGCACGCTTCTTCTTTTTAGGTTCGTCTAATTGTGCTTCAATTTTATCCCATAACTCGGGTGGTGGAATACTGGAGAAGTTTTCCAATGAAGAAAAAATAGATTTTGCTTCTTTATTTTTCATGCGTTGTTGTTATTTGCTTTTATGCTATTTTACAATTTAATACAGCCAAAATTCTTTTTTTTAGAATGCTCTTGGCTCTATTCAAATTAGATTTCGATGTGCCTTCTGTAATTTGGAGCAATTTTGCTATCTCTTTATGTTTCATTTTTTCGAAAATAAACAAATTAAAAACCATTCGGTATTGATCTGGTAATTCTTGAATGTATTCTAATAATTTTTCATGTTCAACTGGAGCCAATTCTAATTCCTCTTCCTCTACTATTTCGGCATCAAAAACATCCAAAAACAGCACATCTTTTTTCTTTTTCTTTAATGTTTCCAGTAACTTATTAATAAAAATACGCTTGATCCAACCTTCAAAACTTCCTTCAAATTTATATTGCCCTATTTTTTGAAAAGCAATTACAAAAGCCTCCTGAAAAACATCTTTGGCATCGTCCTCATTTCTCATGTATTTAAGACATAACCCATATAAAACGGGAGAAAACAACTGATATACTTTCAGTTGTGCTTCCCGGTCGTTTTCGACACATTTTTTAATATATGGTTCTATATTTTCTTTCAAGAAACTAGGTTTTGACTTCGTTATTTTTTTGTTTTAATTCCTGTAAAACTGATAATTCATTATTGCATCACTGGATGCAACATCTTGATGATTCAAAAAGAAATTGTCATTTTTATAATTCTGCCAAACATCTTTTACAAAAATAGACTTATCTTTTATAGTATTATCAAAATTATCTTTGACATTTCCAACTGGCATTTTTTCTCCTACATCTGTAAAAATAAAAATTTTCCATGCCCAACTTTCCATTACTTCTTTTTTGGAAATTTGCTCAAAACCTACCTCATCAGAAGCGCATGAACAAAATGTAAAAAACACAAGAAACACTAAAATTAAATTTTTCATATGCTGCGTATTTAATTTTTACAAGAGTCGACGTCTCATTCTTTCTAATCGTTTCAAAATCAAGATAATAAAAAACTTATTAATTTACAACATTCTATACTTTGGTTTTTAATTCTAAAATTTTATCTTGAATTACTTTCTTAAAAAGAATAATATTTTGGGTTTGATCTGCCGAATTATCTACATCTAAATATACTTTGGTCACAACACCTCCTTGACTCCATTCAAAATAAACACCTCCTTGATCGTGAGAATCAGGTGAACCAAATGTTTTTGTCTGACCTTTTAGATCTTTAATCTCAGTTGGAATTTTCAAAAGAAAAGCTGCAAAATCATCTTTAAAACCTAATGCTTTATAACCATATTGATTAAAATCATAAGAATCATAATTCACTCTTAGATAACGAAGTACTTTCTCGTTTTCTATTCTAAAAAATTGCTGGCAATCAGCACCTGAACATTCACCAAAATAAGTTCCAACAACTACATAATCATTAATTGGATTAACTTTCTTAAAGAAAATAGGTTTATTTGATTTTGGAAGTACTACATAATCTGCAGGATAAGTTAAAACTGTAGTTACAAAATCATCCTTTTTGGGTTCTTGTTCAAAATATTCTACCACAATTTGACAATTGTCTTCAACCACCGATTGAATTTTTATAGTATACCCACCTGTTGGTTTTTGTCCTGCCAAAAGACCTAATACTCTTTTCTGACTAAAATCAGGCAGTGCCACATCTGTAGTTTGACACGTTGTAAACAGTTTCTGGATATCTTCATTAGAATTTACAATTATAAAAGAAGGTTGTTTTGGGTTCTCTTTCAAAACACCACAATAACTAAAACTCTCATACATAACATTAGTGACTTTGCCACAATCAATCGTATTATTATTATCTGATGGATCAGTACATGAATAAAGACTTAAGGTAGTAAACAACATCAAAATTAAATTCTTCATATTATATTTTATTAGATTATATAGTTAAGATTACTTTCTAATAAAAAGGTTGCGTTGCGATGGTAAAAAAAATGTTCTTTTAGTATTAAATTCAGAATAGTTCGTGAAATTTTATTTTTTAAAATTAAGTACTCCGTATTAATCAGTACTTTTACTTTTTTAAAAAAGCAAAAATTTATGTTAACGACTCTTCCTCTGTTATTGGTTTTTATTATCGCTCTCGCAATAGGTGTTTTTATTGGCAAACTCATATTTTCTGCCCGATTTCAGTCGGAAAAAGTAAGTTTGGAAGAGAAGCTAATCGCGCTTAATTCGCAAATCAGTCAACAAAAAGAACAATTTTTATTAGATAAAAACACTTTCGAAAAGCAATTGGAATTATCCAATTCCGAAAAAGAAAATATCCGAAACGAAAAAGACAGTCTGGCTATTCAACTATCTAAAAAAGAAGTTGATTTTGAAAATCTTTGGGAACGCAACAAGGAACAAAAAGAAGAAGTTGAAAAACTTCAAGAAAAATTCACCAAAGAATTCGAAAACCTCGCCAATAAAATATTAGACGAGAAATCGAATAAGTTTACCGAGCAAAACAAAGAAAACATGAAAAGCATCTTGTCTCCACTACAAGATAAAATTCAGTTATTCGAAAAGAAAGTCGAAGACACACATAAAGAAAGTATTGATTATCATGCTGCTTTACGCCAACAAATACTTGGTTTACGCGAAATGAATATTCAAATGAGTAAGGAAACCATCAACTTGACAAAAGCGCTAAAAGGTGATAGCAAAATGCAAGGAAATTGGGGTGAACTGGTTCTGGAACGTGTACTCGAAAAGTCTGGATTAGAAAAAGGACGTGAATACGAAGTTCAACAATCACATATCAATGGAGACGGTCAACGTGTTTATCCTGATGTGGTAATTAATCTTCCTGATGGCAAAAAGATGGTTGTCGATTCTAAAGTTTCCTTAACTGCATATGAGAAATACATTAATGAAGACGATGATGTAGCTAAAACAGGTTATTTAAAAGAGCATGTAAATTCTATAAAACGTCATGTTGAACAATTGGGAGATAAAAATTATCAGGATTTATATCAAATAGAAAGCCCTGATTTTGTTTTATTGTTTATCCCAATGGAACCTGCATTTGCCATAGCGCTCAACGAAGATACTTCGTTATACAACAAAGCATTCGAGAAAAACATCGTTATTGTAACGCCTTCAACTCTATTGGCCACTTTACGTACTATAGACAGTATGTGGACCAACCAAAAACAACAGGAAAATGCCTTTGAAATAGCACGTCAAGCGGGTGCTCTATATGATAAATTTGAAGGTTTTGTTGCCGATTTAATAAAAATTGGAAAAAAAATAGATGAGAGTAAAGTTGAATATCAAGGTGCTATGAATAAACTGGTAGACGGAAAAGGAAATTTAATCATTAGTATTGAAAAACTTAAAAAAATGGGTGCCAAGGCCAAAAAAGCCCTTCCGGATAGTATTCTAAAAAGAGCCGAAACCGATGAAAACTCGCTTATAAACTAACCAAACATGAAAAAATTTCTAGTCCTAATTATAGCATTAATTACCATTGGCAATCTAATTTATTTTGCCTTCATTTATTATGTTCCTGTTAGCGATGGAATCCGATCTGGAGAATTGATTCGATTAAGCCATAAAGGAATTATCATAAAAACATGGGAAGGAGAATTGAGCCAAGGAGTATCCGGCTCTCAAATCTTTAAATTTTCTATTTTAGATAGTAACAAAGAAGTGATCGAAAGCATGAAGAATCTTCAAGGACATTATGTAAAACTTACCTATGTAGAAAAATACAGAACCTTTGTCTGGTGGGGAGAAACCAGATTTTTTATAACATCAATACAAAAGGAAAAATCTCCTTTTAACCCAAAATAATCATCTATGGATAAAACTTTTAAGACTGTTGCCTCATCATACATTAGTATATCTGAATTAATGTTGCCTTCTCATTCCAATTTTAGCGGAAAAATACATGGAGGTTATATTTTATCACTTCTGGATCAAGTTGCTTTTGCTTGCGGTTCTAAATTTTCCGGAAACTATTGCGTAACGGCTTCAGTAGATACAGTCAATTTTTTAAGTCCTATTGAAGTAGGTGAATTAGTAACCATGAAAGCCTCAGTGAACTATGTTGGAAAAAGTTCTATGATTATAGGTATTCGTGTAGAAGCCGAAAATATTCAAACAGGAAATATAAAACATTGCAATTCCTCTTATTTTACAATGGTTGCCAAGGATAGTGAGGGTAAAAGCGTAACTGTTCCCGGTTTGATCCTTTCTACCTTTGATGAAGTGCGAAGATTTTGTAATTGCTTAAAACAAATAGCATTAAAAAAAGAAAAGGACCTACATGAAGAAATCTTCGATTATAGCTCAAAAGATACACTTTTGGCGTTAACAAAATACAATATTAAACTCGAATTAGATTCCAATATCCCTATCGGAAAATCAGAATAGTTTTCAATCCTCGCAAGAATAAAAAAAGTACAAATTTGAATCAAGAACTCAACAATTCTTGATTCAAGTCATTTATTTTGACTGTTTTTTAAGAATAATGTGGCTAAAATTACGTATCTTTAAGAGTGAATCCGATTTAAGAAAAGGATAAAATTTAAAAGAATTATATGCACATTTTGTTTATGTCAATATTCTTTCAGAAAAAAATCGGGTCAAAAAATATAATTGTATAATTTTTGTAATAGAAAAAATGATGAGAAAAATTACTCTATTATTTCTACTGTTAAACATCTATTTCATTGACGCCCAAGAAAAACTGACTTCTTCAGATTGTGTAATTCATTTTGAAGCGTCTGTCCCGCTTTTTGAAGCAGTCGAAGCGAAAAACGATGCAGTTAGTTGTGTTTTAATCCCTCAAAAAAGCCAAATTACTTTTGTTGCCATTATCAAAAAATTCCAATTTAAGAGAGATTTAATGAAAGAGCATTTTAATGCTAATTATATGGAAAGTGATCGTTATCCTAAAGCCATTTTTAAAGGTCTTATCGAAAAATTTGACATGAAAGACATTAATGAAATTGAGAAGGACTATCAAATAAAAGGAAAAATAGAAATTCATGGCCGATCTAAAATAATTGCAGTTTTGGCAAGAATAAAAAAAGTAAAAGACGGAATCCAAATCAATTCTAA
Protein-coding regions in this window:
- a CDS encoding T9SS type A sorting domain-containing protein, with amino-acid sequence MKNIYPTCHLVSFLTLFFCFSFSLSGQTHPAIQNLPFSENFDALTATSNIYPAGFQGWTVGTTPIPTPSNYNTSATLIADKALTPSSTAATTSGNIHNYNGKIGFLTTSSLDLTLGFAFTTTGKTGIVVQYDAMVIRNPYDGTSNTRISEMALQYRVGTTAPFTTLTSTVYVSNTFKQISTTTAEVNSQPIKVILPAECENQSIVQIRWISKQNSGTGSRPSFAIDNISIQNDVTAPVNISGFPKIDNILSNGFDFSTQINEIGKTYFVLLPAGSTKPNATQIKAGLDANGNSALQADVINTTDASLISTKTITGLTLNTSYVIFSIAEDNYGNIQTDSNQLNITTANVLVPAITTTINSLNLGFSEQNFDSNTFKYQVQANNLNSAVTLTSTGNFSISKESNANFQASLTFDKTDFDANNTPTVYVRFTPNNTGDFLGQITHQSTGATDKIITLSGIGINPYFENFNDVNVLSNSGWTAYSVTGNKIKWASTSSRFNSSPAAIQINGYTEIGASKDWLISPKLRLDTFNKFPILSFYSRKFYAGSALKLMVSVDYDGVSSPETATWTALEGDFPTTTGVFKKSNYINLEAYKTNHTYLAWVYETITNNADNAAEWTIDDVSITNETTFLASNPNLNFGEVSPNSTSDSQPFIFKAGGYGDFTITAPTDYQLSTDNLSFQSSINVSDVDALIGKTVYARFTPTTKALTISGNLTVTATGLNQQIGSFTGSSWPKTETFDIVSYNLEFFGSDVKSTSNVEFGPTDDALQVDNVAKVMNKLNADVYVVQEVSDEPSLDQLIQKLNINGKTFDKTISPVWSYSFNPTDPNFPPQKLVVLYNTQTIKVKKTRAMFSELYDNIRSGKTTLANYPGGNSTSFFASGRLPYMVEIETNIAGVKKNINIIDLHARANSGTDISKYDMRKYDAEFLKDSLDAHYPDTDFIILGDFNDDVKASVIAGNPSSYQKLVEDTTRYNTLTLDISKAGAYSFLSSGGFLDHIITSNELTDEYVPNSIAVYDPRTDIPNYVNTTSDHGPVIARFELKKSNTTPIVKQVVSSQSTTIPNQIKINLQDAFSDDDLDVLTYSVSTTDATIADLSISGSTLTILSKKVGATTITITANDGLGGTVSTSFVATISSSLSNIDFDLSKKISAKAYPNPANDVVTIAVQSNDEKNILLKLFDLNGRLIGYPIEIKGASDGNTTKIPVGHLQSGFYFYTLSIDNKVVLKDKIIIQ
- a CDS encoding RNA polymerase sigma factor, with protein sequence MKENIEPYIKKCVENDREAQLKVYQLFSPVLYGLCLKYMRNEDDAKDVFQEAFVIAFQKIGQYKFEGSFEGWIKRIFINKLLETLKKKKKDVLFLDVFDAEIVEEEELELAPVEHEKLLEYIQELPDQYRMVFNLFIFEKMKHKEIAKLLQITEGTSKSNLNRAKSILKKRILAVLNCKIA
- a CDS encoding protease complex subunit PrcB family protein, translating into MKNLILMLFTTLSLYSCTDPSDNNNTIDCGKVTNVMYESFSYCGVLKENPKQPSFIIVNSNEDIQKLFTTCQTTDVALPDFSQKRVLGLLAGQKPTGGYTIKIQSVVEDNCQIVVEYFEQEPKKDDFVTTVLTYPADYVVLPKSNKPIFFKKVNPINDYVVVGTYFGECSGADCQQFFRIENEKVLRYLRVNYDSYDFNQYGYKALGFKDDFAAFLLKIPTEIKDLKGQTKTFGSPDSHDQGGVYFEWSQGGVVTKVYLDVDNSADQTQNIILFKKVIQDKILELKTKV
- the rmuC gene encoding DNA recombination protein RmuC, which codes for MLTTLPLLLVFIIALAIGVFIGKLIFSARFQSEKVSLEEKLIALNSQISQQKEQFLLDKNTFEKQLELSNSEKENIRNEKDSLAIQLSKKEVDFENLWERNKEQKEEVEKLQEKFTKEFENLANKILDEKSNKFTEQNKENMKSILSPLQDKIQLFEKKVEDTHKESIDYHAALRQQILGLREMNIQMSKETINLTKALKGDSKMQGNWGELVLERVLEKSGLEKGREYEVQQSHINGDGQRVYPDVVINLPDGKKMVVDSKVSLTAYEKYINEDDDVAKTGYLKEHVNSIKRHVEQLGDKNYQDLYQIESPDFVLLFIPMEPAFAIALNEDTSLYNKAFEKNIVIVTPSTLLATLRTIDSMWTNQKQQENAFEIARQAGALYDKFEGFVADLIKIGKKIDESKVEYQGAMNKLVDGKGNLIISIEKLKKMGAKAKKALPDSILKRAETDENSLIN
- a CDS encoding 6-phosphogluconate dehydrogenase, whose amino-acid sequence is MKKFLVLIIALITIGNLIYFAFIYYVPVSDGIRSGELIRLSHKGIIIKTWEGELSQGVSGSQIFKFSILDSNKEVIESMKNLQGHYVKLTYVEKYRTFVWWGETRFFITSIQKEKSPFNPK
- a CDS encoding acyl-CoA thioesterase, yielding MDKTFKTVASSYISISELMLPSHSNFSGKIHGGYILSLLDQVAFACGSKFSGNYCVTASVDTVNFLSPIEVGELVTMKASVNYVGKSSMIIGIRVEAENIQTGNIKHCNSSYFTMVAKDSEGKSVTVPGLILSTFDEVRRFCNCLKQIALKKEKDLHEEIFDYSSKDTLLALTKYNIKLELDSNIPIGKSE
- a CDS encoding YceI family protein, whose translation is MMRKITLLFLLLNIYFIDAQEKLTSSDCVIHFEASVPLFEAVEAKNDAVSCVLIPQKSQITFVAIIKKFQFKRDLMKEHFNANYMESDRYPKAIFKGLIEKFDMKDINEIEKDYQIKGKIEIHGRSKIIAVLARIKKVKDGIQINSNFTLNTDDFNIEIPSIVIAKVSKLANTEVECILR